A single genomic interval of Prionailurus viverrinus isolate Anna chromosome A2, UM_Priviv_1.0, whole genome shotgun sequence harbors:
- the LOC125150411 gene encoding 3-galactosyl-N-acetylglucosaminide 4-alpha-L-fucosyltransferase FUT3-like isoform X2: MDALGWTKTRWPWQQCLLGLLLQLFLALCFFSYLRVSQDTPLWSARSGADAAEGLDAAPNGSSGTVSSQGAPCPTPPGSSARPPLVLLLWTWPFNRPVPLSRCSELWPGTADCRLTADRSAYPQADAVLVHHREVSYDPRKQLPTSPRPPGQRWVWYSMESPSHCAQLKALDGYFNLTMSYRRDSDIFTPYGWLEPWPGQPASTVVNVSAKTELVAWVVSNWREDSARVRYYHLLKAHVQVDVYGRSHKPLPEKAMAQQLSRYKFYLAFENSLHPDYITEKLWRNALEAWAVPVVLGPSRSDYEQFLPPDAFIHVHDFQSAEELGRYLQALDKDHARYLSYFRWRETLRPRSFSWALMFCKACRRLQQDSTYQTVPSIAAWFT, from the coding sequence ATGGATGCACTCGGCTGGACCAAGACCCGATGGCCCTGGCAACAGTGTCTCCTCGGGCTGCTGCTGCAACTGTTTCTGGCTCTGTGCTTCTTCTCTTACCTGCGAGTGTCCCAAGACACGCCCTTGTGGTCCGCCAGGTCGGGGGCCGATGCGGCAGAAGGTCTCGACGCGGCTCCCAACGGGTCCTCAGGGACGGTGTCCTCCCAGGGGGCGCCCTGCCCGACCCCCCCTGGGTCCTCTGCCCGCCCGCCCCTGGTGCTCCTGCTGTGGACATGGCCATTCAACCGCCCCGTGCCTCTGTCCCGCTGCTCGGAGCTGTGGCCGGGCACGGCCGACTGCCGGCTGACTGCGGACCGCAGCGCGTACCCTCAGGCGGACGCGGTGCTGGTGCATCACCGCGAGGTCAGCTACGACCCGAGGAAGCAGCTCCCCACGTCCCCACGGCCGCCGGGCCAGCGCTGGGTCTGGTACAGCATGGAATCGCCCAGCCACTGCGCACAACTGAAGGCCCTGGACGGATACTTCAACCTCACCATGTCCTACCGCAGAGACTCGGACATCTTCACACCCTATGGCTGGCTGGAGCCGTGGCCCGGCCAGCCGGCCTCCACGGTGGTCAACGTCTCGGCCAAGACGGAGCTGGTGGCCTGGGTGGTGTCCAACTGGAGGGAAGACTCAGCCAGGGTGCGTTACTACCACCTGCTGAAAGCTCACGTCCAAGTGGACGTGTATGGGCGCTCCCACAAGCCACTGCCAGAGAAGGCCATGGCCCAGCAGCTGTCCCGGTACAAGTTTTACCTGGCTTTCGAGAACTCCTTGCACCCCGACTACATCACCGAGAAGCTGTGGCGTAACGCCCTAGAAGCCTGGGCCGTGCCCGTGGTGCTGGGCCCCAGCAGGAGTGACTACGAACAGTTCCTGCCCCCCGACGCCTTCATCCACGTCCACGACTTCCAGAGCGCCGAGGAACTGGGCCGGTACCTGCAGGCGCTGGACAAGGACCACGCCCGCTACCTGAGCTACTTCCGCTGGAGGGAGACGCTGCGGCCTCGGTCATTCAGTTGGGCCCTGATGTTCTGCAAGGCCTGCCGGAGGCTGCAGCAGGACTCCACCTACCAGACTGTGCCCAGCATAGCTGCCTGGTTCACGTGA